TCTCTGGTGGTGCTGGTGCTGATCAATTCTGGATACTCACAGGTGATTTACCCAGTGCTGCTAATACCATCGTTGACTTTGAGATGGGTACGGATGTTTTAGGTATTGGTGGTCAAGGTGCAGGTTTTGACTTCAGTGACCTGACCTTAAGTGGTAATAGCATTATGGTAGGTAGCACAACTGTTGCAATTCTGACAGGAATGAATACTACCAGCTTGACTGCTGCTAATTTCGCTTTTGCTTAAAAAGGCATAGCATTTGTTTGTAATTTTTGACTTGCAAAAAGTGGCGTTGCTGATTAAGAGTATGATTTTGTTTCACGCAGAGGCGCTCCAGTCACAGAGAGTAAGAGTTTGAAATCATTGATTTTTCAATTTCATACCCTAATTCAGCAACGCCCAAAAAGTCTCATATCCTCGACTTCTTAGAGAGGTCGGGGATATTTTCATATCATGTCCGACTGTGAGCTTCGCTGCTCGTTGAAGATACAAGTATGATTACGCCATCTGTGCAACAATCGGAAAATTCTCTAACCAGACGCTATCAAAATTAACATTCACAATTTCTCACTAAACAAGAAAAGTAATATAATTCCCCTTTAACTCCTGTGCATATCAGGGGAACTATTTATTTTCAAAATCAAATCTATGACAAATAAAACTACATCTCTTTCCCCTTGGCTTTATATACCCACCCTTTATTTTGCGGAAGGGATACCTTACATGATTATTAACGCAGTATCTGTCATTTTCTACAAGAAACTGGAAGTAGATAATGCTCAAATTACTTTTTGGACAAGTCTAATCAGTTTTCCTTGGATTTTGAAAATGTTTTGGTCGCCATTTGTAGATATTTACTCAACAAAAAGAAAATGGTTGCTGACAATGCAAATGATCATGTTTTTTTGTTTGAGTTTTTTATCTTTATCTTTTCATCTTCCTAATTTTTTCTTTATATCTCTAGGAATATTAACCATTGCGGCATTTATTTCTGCTACCTATGATATTGCCACAGATGGCTTTTATATGCTGGCTTTACACCCAGAACAACAAGCTTTGTTTGTGGGAATTCGCTCATTGTTTTATAGATTTGCAATTTTATTTAGTACAGGATTTTTAGTATTTTTAGCAGGTTATCTAGAAGAATCAACTCAGAATCTTCCTTTAAGTTGGAGTATTGTGATCGGGATAGCTGCTGTCATTTTTGCATTTTTATTTGTTTTTCATCTAGTCATTTTACCAAAACCAGAATCAAATAATAAAAACTTAGAATCAAATCCAGCAACAAATATAACTAATATACCTTTTCTAAAGATTATTGTTTCATATTTTAGACAACCCAAAATAGTAATAATATTAGCGTTTATTTTGCTTTACAGATTTGGTGAAGCAATGTTACTCAAAATAGCTTCTTTATTTTTATTAGATAAACCCGAACTTGGAGGATTAGGTTTATCTACCCAAGAATTTGGTTTAGTATACGGTACATTTGGGGTTATATCTCTCATTTGTGGGGGAATTTTAGGAGGTTTATTAATTGCTAACTTTGGTTTAAAAAAATGTCTATTACCTATGGCCTTAGCATTAAATTTACCTGATATTTTTTATGTATATATGGCTTATGCTAAACCACCAATAAAATTTGTCTATCCTCTAGTTTCCCTAGAACAATTTGGCTATGGTGTAGGATTTACAGCTTTTACCGTCTATTTAATGTATGTTTCTAAAGGAGAACATAAAACTTCACATTTTGCCATATCTACGGGATTAATGGCTTTAGGTTTGATGATACCAGGAGCCATTAGTGGACAAATTCAACAAGCATTAGGATATCCATTGTTTTTTGTGTTAGTTTGTTTGGCAACTATTCCAGGGATGTTAACTATATTTTTTATTCCTTTACCTTCAGAAACGGAAAATAATCGCCAAGTAAATTAATGTTGTAGAATGGATACTGCCCATCTGATTTTCAGAAATATTTTGTTGAAATAGTGTGAGGTTTTCATTTATTTAAGCATTTTGGATTATATAGCAATCCTCAATGATACGTGAGAGTTCTAGAAGCCTCAAATGCTTATAAAATAAGGATTTTTGTCTACGTGTTTTCTCATGTTTAGGGTAGGACTGCTATATTATTTTAAGACCAACAACTAGTTTTCATGCGTTAAAAATACCAATGAGTGATTAAAGGAAACGTTAAAATGTCAAGAGTTGCAGGAATCCATGTTATTTGTGAAGACAGACTTAGAGTGGAACGATTAGATAATGGGTATTTCAGAAGTGGTCATTGGTGGGTGGCGAAAAAACATATAACTAAACAAAAATTAGATAAAGGTATTTATTTTGCACTTCATGAAACTAAACAAGAATTATCTTATTTACAAGGAATAATTGAAGATTGGGAACAATCATCAGAAGATCCAAAAAGAATTATTTTTAAAATTAAAGCTATGAGTGAACAAATGGAATGGAAAGGTAAGGGAGCAGGGGAAAAAGGTTATTTATGGCTGGATGATTAACCTGCTGCCGTCAAATCAGGGTGAAACCTTAATTTTTCATGGGCTGTAACCTTGAAAATTAATCAATTTATCCGATAGTGATGAAAGAGGGTTATATGAATTGTATTTTGGGTATTGATGGCGGCGGTAGCAAAACTATTTGTATCATTATGGATGATGCTGCTAAGATTCTAGGAAGAGGTGAAGCAGGTGCATCTAATTATCAAAGTATGGGGATAGAAGCCGCCCAATCACAAATTCAATCTGCAATTCATCAAGCAACAATTACAGCCTTAAATCACATAAATAATATTAATATTATCGCTATTTGTTTGGGGTTAGCAGGTGTTAGTCGTCCAGAGGATATGGAAGTAATAAAAGCTATAGTCAGTAAATTGCAAAATAGCAAAGATATCCTACCCATTACCTGGGAATTACAACCATCTCATATTGTTATTTGTCATGATGCTTTAATTGCTTTAATGGGAGGAGTTGGTGATGCTGTGGGTATTGTGGTAGCAGCCGGAACGGGTTCTATCGTGTTTGGACGAAATCATCAAAGAGAAACTAAACGAGTCGGTGGTTGGGGGTATATTTTAGGGGATGAAGGTAGCGGCTATAAAATAGCTGTTGCTGGAATGCAAGCTGCACTAAAAGCTTATGATGGACGTGGTAAACCAACAAGTCTTGTGGAGAATTTGCAACAGCATCTTGGTTTAGAAAGGATGGAAAACTTAATAGAGGTGATATATCGAAAAGGATGGGGTGTAAAAGAAATAGCAGCTTTAGCGCCAATTGTTGATCAAGCAGCTAGTGAAGGTGATAAAATTGCTAATAGCATTATTGATGAAGCTATTAAAGAATTGGTAATAGCTACTTCTACAGTTATGGATCACATTTTTGATTCTAATCAGGTTGTGGAAATTGTGAGTACAGGTAGTATTTGGTTGGGAAAATGTGGGTTACGGGAAAGATTTGTTAACTCTATTATTGATCAGTATCCTTTGGTAAATGTAATTTATCCCCGCTATGAACCAGCTTATGGGGCGGGTTTGTTGGCATTAAAGGCTTTATCTGGTAATTGGTAGTTATATTAAACACGGTTGGGAAATGGAGTTTTACAAAATTACGAAAAGCCTAGATGCGTAGAGGTTTAATGGGTTATCTGTTAGCTTTCACACCCGCCCGGAAATCAATTTCCGGTCTCATAGCTCAAGTGCGTTGAAACGCACTCTTTTTAAACTCAAAATAGAAGAACTAGACCACAAATAGTCGGTTTTAACCGACTTCAGCTATAAGAGGTTGTTTGAAAAGTATTAGATGAAACCAATAATCTTCAGCAACCTAACCCCCCTTCCCCCCTTCCCTACGAGGGAATGGGGGTTTCAAAGCCTCTCCCCGCGTCGGGGAGAGGTTTGGAGAGGGGTTTATTTATACATTCAAAACTTTTAAAACATCCTCTAAGACAGGGAATTTATTCCCTGACTTCCTTTGAATTACTTTGAATTACTGATTTTTTTATCAAATTCTCTATGTCCCAGATATCACTCCCCCAATCGCTTCAGCCAGACCTACCCTTCACTGCTCTTGCGCCCATGCAGGATGTAACAAACCTCTGGTTTATGAAGGTCATCGCTCACTACGGCAGTCCTGACTATTTTTTTACCGAGTATTTCCGCGTCAATGATACCTCACGTCTCAATCGTAACATTCTGTCAGCAATCACCGAAAACGATACCGGTCGCCCCGTTTTTGCTCAAATGATTGGTGAAAGCATTCCCGACTTAGTAAGAACAGCCAAGGAACTCTGCAAATATAATATCGCGGGAGTAGATTTAAACATGGGCTGTCCAGCACCTCGAATCTATCGCAAAAATGTTGGCGGTGGATTGCTGCGAGAACCGGAAAAAGTAGAGCAGATTTTGGGAGAATTGCGTGCTGCTGTGAATGATAAACCTTTGACTGTGAAGATGCGCGTAGGCTTTGAAAATACAGATAACTTTTACGAAATTCTCGATATAATCAATCGCCACAACATTGATTTGCTGAGTTTGCACGGTCGCACGGTGAAAGATATGTACCACGGGGAAGTTAAATATGATTTGATTGCGGAAGCGGTAAGACGGGTTGATTGTCCAGTGTTGGCTAATGGCAATATCAACTCGGCGAAAACTGCCCTGGAAGTGCTTTCTCAAACGGGCGCGGCGGGTGTGATGGTGGGACGCTGGGCGATTGGGAATCCGTGGCTGTTTAATCAAATTCGGCAAGCTTTACGAGGAGAGGAGATCACACTGGTTCCTTTAGTAGAGGTACGCAACTATATTGACCGTTTATGGCAAACTCCCACAGCGTCAACTATACCAGAAAGGGCGCGGGTAGCCTACCTGAAAATGTTCCTTAACTACATTGCTTTGAGTGTTGACACTGAAGGTCATTTTCTGCGGCTGATGCGACGGGCGCAGACTGAGGTAGAAATGTTTAATTTGTGCGATCGCTTTCTCCTTACTGATCTGACAAAAACTTTAGCCCTAGCACCATCTTTGAGCGTGTAATTATGGCAATTATTTAGTGTTGAAGTAAAATTAAATATAAACCTAATCTAAAATTAGAATGAGGAAACAAAGGTAAAACAGTTAAATTCATTCTGTTGATGTCATCATTCTGTGCAGCCTCACATAAAATTGGTGTAACTTCTCCGTCTCTACAAGGGTTCTGGATGACGCATATTTAATTTCCACTCCTATGTCTACTGTTTAGAGAAGTAGGGGATATTTTTGTTGATCATATCAAAATTATGCAATTACTAATTCCTTAACCTTTTATTATTTTTTTCTTAAAGTAACTGCTATAAGTTTTTATTTGTAGTCTGGGTTTTAACCCTGATTTTTTTATTTCAATAGGACTAACTTCCTGATTACAAACTAATTCAAGAGGCAGGAGGCAGGAGGAACCCACGTTTTCTGTCCGTGGGATTGAAGCAAGGACGATTTGTATCGCACTTCGTGCCGCTTCGCTAACGCGCTATGCGTCTCGATACAATTCCTCTTTTAAACTGGGCTTGAGACCCAGAACTAAAGTTTTAATTCATGCTTCTTCCCTCCTGCAAGACAGCCCCCTGCCTCCTGGCTTCTTTGTAACTATCAAACTCTAATTACAAATATAAAAATGACAAATTCAATTCAAGTTAACCATCTTGGTAATGTCAGTTTAAACGGTGCAGAGATTTCTGATTTTGACCCCAAATCTCAACGTCTGTTTGTAACTGGAGAATCTGAAGGTAAACCTGTTCTGCAAGTTGTTGATGCTTCTGATCCAAGCAATCCCACTCTGATTACTAACATTGATCTTTCTAGCTTAGGTGCAGGAACTCAAAGTGTAGCAGTTAGAAAAGGAACAGGAACTGAAAATAGCATTGTTGCTGTTGCTATTTCTGCAAATAATCTTACCGATGCTGGTAAAGTTGTTTTTTACGATGCGGTTACTCTCGCTAAAATTTCTGAAGTGACAGTCGGTGCTTTACCTGATATGATCACTTTCACACCCGATGGCAACAAATTACTAGTTGCTAACGAAGGAGAACCTAGCGAAGATTATACTATTGATCCAGAAGGTTCAATTAGTATTATTGATGTTGATGGTGCAATTAATGTCATTGATGTCAACAACGACCAAACCAATTTTGCTACTTTCACCGGCACATCCTTTACAGTCAAATTAATTGCCGAACAAAATCCTGGACTAGATAGTCCACAAGATGTTTTAGATTTGTTTGGTAATGTGCGAGATACCAATCAGTTCATTCTTCAGGATGCTGCTGATCCTACCAAAACAGTTACAATTTTTGAAGGTCTTGATGGATCTGGTAAAACAGTTAACATTACTATTGATGAACTAGGTAATGTAGCTATTGATGGCTTACAAGTTGCTACAGGTTTTAGTCAGCAGTTCCATTTTGGACTAATAAATAATCTCCCTAACGGTGATCCAACTGGTAATGGTGCTGAAAAATATACTTTTTCTACTAATAACTTACTAAATCCTGATAGTGGTTCACAGTTTGTAACTTATTATAAGGATGGAGATGTATTAGTTCTTGGTGCAGAAGAGTTGCCATTTGCAGACTCTAATCAAGATTTCGATGACATGATCGTTGAAATTTCTGGCATCCAACCTTTATCTAATACTCAGCAGTCAACGGTCTCTTTTGACAGTGGGAAGCTACAAAAAGTATTCAATGATCAGAATGTTACCACCGCTGACTTCACTGCATTTAATAGTCAAGAAGCAACATTAAAAGCAGCAGGAGTGAGAATTTTTGGACAAAATGCTTCAGTAGCTCAAGATTTAGAACCAGAATATATTGCAGTTTCTCCTGATAATCAAATTGCTTTTATAACTTTACAAGATAATAATGCTATTGCCGTTCTTGGTATTAACAATGGTACTATTACCGATGTTTTACCTTTAGGTTTCAAAGACCATAGTTTACTTGGAAATGGTCTAGATGCTAGTGATAGAGACGGTGGGATTAATATCCAAAACTGGCCTGTTTTGGGGATGTACCAACCCGATGCTATTAGCTCTTTTCAAGTTGGTGGTGCAACCTATTATATCACCGCTAATGAAGGAGATGCTCGCATCCGTCCTACCGATGATGATATTTTACCTGTTCCTAATGATGGAGAAGGTGATATTTTCAATGAAGAAAAAAGGGTTAAGGATATCGTACTAGATCCTACAGCTTTTCCTAATGCTGCTGAATTACAAGCTGATGAAAATCTGGGTCGTCTCATAATTACCAAGACTCTGGGAGATACCGACGGAGATGGAGATTTTGATAAACTTTATGCTTACGGTGGTCGTTCTTTCACGATTTGGGATGCTCAAGGTAATTTAGTATTTGATAGTGGCGATCAACTTGAACGAATTACAGCCCAACAAACTCCCGCACTTTTCAATGCTAATAATGGTTCTCCTGACGATGTTGATACTCGTTCTGATAATAAAGGACCTGAACCAGAAAGTGTAGTTGTTGGTGTTATTGATGGTATACCCTATGGTTTTATTGGTTTAGAACGTGCTGGTGGTGGGGTGATGGTTTATAACCTCAGTGACCCGACTGCACCGGAGTTTGTTCAGTACATTACAACTGAAAGTGATGTTAGTCCTGAAGGTTTAAAATTCATTGCTGGTGAAGATAGTTCTAATGGTAAACCCATGCTGGCAGTTGCTAATGAAGTTAGTAATACTGTTAGCTTTTATGAAATACTTCCCAGTGCTGCACCCACAGTTGAAACCCGTCCCGATCTATTTGATGATGAAGATCCAGGACAAGCTATAGTAGATCAAAATGCCGATGCGGATGACCCAGCAATTTATGTAAATGCTACCAATTCCGCGAATAGTTTAGTATTAACTTCGGTAAAAAATGCTGGTTTGCGGGT
The genomic region above belongs to Anabaena sphaerica FACHB-251 and contains:
- a CDS encoding MFS transporter; its protein translation is MTNKTTSLSPWLYIPTLYFAEGIPYMIINAVSVIFYKKLEVDNAQITFWTSLISFPWILKMFWSPFVDIYSTKRKWLLTMQMIMFFCLSFLSLSFHLPNFFFISLGILTIAAFISATYDIATDGFYMLALHPEQQALFVGIRSLFYRFAILFSTGFLVFLAGYLEESTQNLPLSWSIVIGIAAVIFAFLFVFHLVILPKPESNNKNLESNPATNITNIPFLKIIVSYFRQPKIVIILAFILLYRFGEAMLLKIASLFLLDKPELGGLGLSTQEFGLVYGTFGVISLICGGILGGLLIANFGLKKCLLPMALALNLPDIFYVYMAYAKPPIKFVYPLVSLEQFGYGVGFTAFTVYLMYVSKGEHKTSHFAISTGLMALGLMIPGAISGQIQQALGYPLFFVLVCLATIPGMLTIFFIPLPSETENNRQVN
- a CDS encoding N-acetylglucosamine kinase; the encoded protein is MNCILGIDGGGSKTICIIMDDAAKILGRGEAGASNYQSMGIEAAQSQIQSAIHQATITALNHINNINIIAICLGLAGVSRPEDMEVIKAIVSKLQNSKDILPITWELQPSHIVICHDALIALMGGVGDAVGIVVAAGTGSIVFGRNHQRETKRVGGWGYILGDEGSGYKIAVAGMQAALKAYDGRGKPTSLVENLQQHLGLERMENLIEVIYRKGWGVKEIAALAPIVDQAASEGDKIANSIIDEAIKELVIATSTVMDHIFDSNQVVEIVSTGSIWLGKCGLRERFVNSIIDQYPLVNVIYPRYEPAYGAGLLALKALSGNW
- a CDS encoding tRNA-dihydrouridine synthase family protein; this translates as MSQISLPQSLQPDLPFTALAPMQDVTNLWFMKVIAHYGSPDYFFTEYFRVNDTSRLNRNILSAITENDTGRPVFAQMIGESIPDLVRTAKELCKYNIAGVDLNMGCPAPRIYRKNVGGGLLREPEKVEQILGELRAAVNDKPLTVKMRVGFENTDNFYEILDIINRHNIDLLSLHGRTVKDMYHGEVKYDLIAEAVRRVDCPVLANGNINSAKTALEVLSQTGAAGVMVGRWAIGNPWLFNQIRQALRGEEITLVPLVEVRNYIDRLWQTPTASTIPERARVAYLKMFLNYIALSVDTEGHFLRLMRRAQTEVEMFNLCDRFLLTDLTKTLALAPSLSV